The following proteins are encoded in a genomic region of Opitutus sp.:
- a CDS encoding 30S ribosomal protein S12, protein MPTINQLVRKGRRQIRAKSKSPALSGNPFRRGVCVQVMTRTPKKPNSAIRKVAKVRLTNGSEVISYIPDEGHNLQEHSIVLVRGGRVKDLPGVRYHIVRGTLDATGVEKRRRSRSKYGVKRPKAAKAAPKK, encoded by the coding sequence ATGCCCACCATCAACCAACTCGTACGCAAGGGACGTCGCCAAATTCGTGCGAAATCCAAGTCCCCCGCGCTCTCAGGCAACCCCTTCCGTCGCGGCGTGTGCGTGCAGGTCATGACCCGCACCCCTAAGAAGCCGAACTCCGCTATCCGTAAAGTCGCCAAGGTTCGCCTGACGAATGGTAGCGAAGTGATCTCCTATATTCCTGACGAGGGCCACAACCTCCAGGAGCACTCCATTGTGCTCGTGCGCGGTGGCCGCGTGAAGGACTTGCCTGGTGTTCGTTACCACATCGTCCGTGGTACCCTCGACGCCACCGGTGTTGAAAAACGCCGCCGCAGCCGTTCGAAGTACGGTGTTAAGCGCCCGAAGGCCGCCAAGGCCGCTCCCAAGAAGTAA
- the rpsG gene encoding 30S ribosomal protein S7 has product MSRRHKADKRQAAPDIRYNSTLVAHLVNVVMEDGKKNTAERIVYGAFEKVSEKLEKGDPVDLMIGALENARPRLEVKSRRVGGATYQVPVEISYERQESLALRWIVTAASGRKGVPMKDALASEIVDAYNNTGSVVKKKEDTHKMAQANRAFAHLRW; this is encoded by the coding sequence ATGTCACGCCGTCACAAAGCCGATAAGCGCCAAGCCGCTCCGGACATCCGTTATAACAGCACGCTGGTTGCCCATCTCGTCAATGTCGTCATGGAAGACGGCAAGAAGAACACCGCTGAGCGCATCGTCTACGGTGCGTTTGAGAAGGTCTCCGAGAAACTCGAAAAGGGTGATCCCGTTGATTTGATGATCGGCGCGTTGGAAAACGCCCGTCCTCGTCTCGAGGTCAAGAGCCGCCGCGTTGGTGGCGCCACCTACCAGGTTCCCGTGGAAATCTCCTACGAGCGCCAAGAGAGTCTCGCGCTCCGCTGGATCGTCACCGCCGCATCCGGCCGCAAGGGTGTTCCCATGAAGGACGCTCTGGCCTCCGAGATTGTCGACGCCTACAACAACACCGGTTCGGTTGTTAAGAAGAAGGAAGACACCCACAAGATGGCCCAGGCCAATCGCGCCTTCGCCCACCTCCGTTGGTAA